The following proteins are co-located in the Pectinophora gossypiella chromosome 23, ilPecGoss1.1, whole genome shotgun sequence genome:
- the LOC126377342 gene encoding uncharacterized protein LOC126377342 codes for MAATDGQVVVAAARWSDEGHYLREFAAKNRLPNVAKIIKGQYGGLGVPTLPSPGLQSTALLISAGKRKKIIAQAIKLKEGRRMVSIGPRIAIPDTYSGYFELLSEEGRAVRCIESVSELARRKLDNGCLVREPVRVICAKTDQDGNITADGARNLPAGEVIMPKGETFLGKNKYLKCTDTKGDTILLSLDQRGKFSAVAKEENISGVHTAKTLLTKRLPITVRLVHGTTPRGLKSASHFVPELRLLSMFEEEHVFALPLQKEGNALIALPLAAPLKMQRCKNEEQIKNFMEFSRLVEKCNRLLVDVVDRIHVLDGKLGDPKRLLSAPLHAPQLVKTGYFLRRSASTDTANQHKHLSRHSHIYSSHRDENSAPDEYDEIDQIYDYVRGFAPLPKNLKASYSNEPAPRHESAPSSPAPTPIHMPLITEIKPEPPPIETIPTKKPLNIQKAEKRTRKSTLTAKEVPVTVYKEKCSIAPAANLPKLYIKNSVNNNKSRMVFRQKSHSPTKEAPSPIASPVRPLTKGDSPIFNIRYKSLSNIHQAMELDGTLDSSHSGGRTSGDSGNGPKLPEKRSRKLSRPKSLTNLVWELKGCPVETTEKPKSRSKNESYKKIGNKLSLGAQKRVPTLYL; via the coding sequence ATGGCAGCCACTGACGGCCAAGTCGTGGTCGCGGCAGCGCGCTGGTCCGACGAGGGTCACTACCTCCGCGAGTTCGCCGCCAAGAACCGCCTACCAAACGTCGCCAAGATCATCAAAGGCCAGTATGGAGGCCTTGGCGTCCCCACCCTACCAAGCCCAGGGCTTCAAAGCACCGCCCTTCTTATATCAGCTGGCAAGAGAAAGAAAATCATCGCCCAAGCCATTAAACTTAAAGAAGGACGACGCATGGTCAGCATCGGACCAAGAATCGCCATTCCTGACACTTATAGTGGCTATTTCGAGCTATTAAGCGAAGAAGGCAGAGCAGTCAGATGCATAGAGTCCGTATCAGAACTGGCTAGAAGAAAGCTCGACAATGGGTGCTTAGTAAGAGAACCAGTTAGGGTCATCTGCGCTAAAACAGATCAAGATGGCAATATAACCGCTGATGGTGCGAGAAATCTACCAGCAGGAGAAGTTATAATGCCAAAAGGAGAAAcatttttaggtaaaaataagTATCTCAAATGCACTGACACAAAAGGAGATACGATACTGCTAAGTCTAGACCAGAGAGGTAAGTTTTCTGCTGTCGCCAAAGAGGAAAACATCAGTGGTGTACATACAGCAAAGACTCTTCTTACTAAGCGGTTGCCTATTACCGTCAGATTGGTCCACGGCACCACTCCAAGAGGCCTGAAGAGTGCAAGCCACTTCGTGCCAGAACTAAGACTGCTATCCATGTTCGAAGAGGAACATGTTTTCGCTTTGCCATTACAGAAAGAAGGGAACGCCTTAATCGCTTTGCCTTTAGCTGCACCGTTAAAGATGCAAAGATGCAAAAACGAGGAGCAAATTAAGAACTTCATGGAATTCTCTAGACTAGTGGAAAAGTGCAATCGTTTGCTTGTAGATGTAGTCGACAGGATACACGTACTTGATGGCAAGTTGGGTGACCCTAAGAGGCTGTTGAGTGCTCCGTTACATGCGCCTCAGTTAGTCAAAACTGGTTACTTCTTGAGGCGAAGCGCTTCAACCGACACAGCCAACCAGCACAAGCATTTATCCCGCCACAGTCACATCTACAGCAGCCATAGAGATGAGAACAGTGCCCCTGATGAATACGACGAGATCGATCAGATCTACGACTACGTTCGAGGCTTCGCACCGCTTCCGAAGAACTTGAAGGCGTCTTACTCTAACGAACCCGCTCCGAGACACGAATCAGCGCCATCATCCCCCGCCCCGACCCCAATCCACATGCCTTTAATAACAGAAATCAAGCCAGAACCACCCCCTATAGAAACCATACCGACAAAAAAGCCGCTCAACATCCAAAAAGCCGAAAAAAGAACACGCAAATCAACTTTGACGGCGAAGGAAGTGCCAGTCACTGTTTACAAAGAGAAGTGCTCCATAGCTCCAGCAGCGAATCTTCCCAAATTGTACATTAAGAATAGTGTGAATAACAATAAGAGTCGGATGGTTTTCCGTCAAAAAAGTCATTCTCCTACCAAGGAGGCACCTAGTCCGATCGCTAGTCCTGTCAGGCCTTTAACTAAAGGCGATTCCCCGATCTTCAACATTCGCTATAAGAGCTTATCAAATATCCACCAAGCAATGGAACTGGATGGGACGTTGGACTCGAGTCATTCAGGGGGTCGGACTTCGGGCGATTCCGGGAACGGGCCGAAGTTACCCGAGAAACGGTCTAGGAAACTAAGCAGGCCTAAATCCTTGACGAATCTGGTTTGGGAGCTGAAAGGGTGTCCTGTCGAGACGACTGAGAAACCAAAATCTAGGTCTAAAAACGAAAGCTACAAGAAGATTGGGAACAAACTGTCTTTGGGAGCGCAGAAGCGGGTACCAACATTGTACCTCTAA